The genomic DNA TTAGAAATGGGATATGACTAAGGTTATCCATCAAAATAAGCTCTTTTTTTGATTTTTCGCAAAGAGAAATTGCGCTGCTAATTGGTGCAATTTTATCATTCATTCCAGCAACGATGATACAATGTTCTATTTTTTTTAAAAGTTTGCTCTCTATTTTTAAACTTGAAAGAATTTCTAATCCTTCAAGAAGAATTTTTATATCCATTTTAAGGTAGTATGGCAAAAATTTCTTTTTAAATTTTAAGAATTCATCATTATTAAATGAACTTTTATAGAAGCTGTAAAGACAGGCTTCTTTATTTTTTATAAGATTTTCCTTCAAAGGCTCAATTTCTTCTTTTTTATATCCTTTTCTTATTCCAACAAGAATAAGC from bacterium includes the following:
- a CDS encoding alpha/beta hydrolase, translated to MLYKDRGYKKDCLLIPGWGLDYKILEELPLRYNLIFPSSYDFEEEVLSFLKKKVLIFGHSLGGFLGANFAVKHPELTEKLILVGIRKGYKKEEIEPLKENLIKNKEACLYSFYKSSFNNDEFLKFKKKFLPYYLKMDIKILLEGLEILSSLKIESKLLKKIEHCIIVAGMNDKIAPISSAISLCEKSKKELILMDNLSHIPFLNKDFLKWIKGL